A genomic window from Streptomyces mirabilis includes:
- a CDS encoding L,D-transpeptidase family protein, with amino-acid sequence MRTTGMGRSLAALVALVAVSGCTAQAVDAHGSTQGKTSGSTRGNTPPSASKTDPSATPGDDRPGGTTPSAAAKVLWSRGDKGNDVREVQARLHQLAWLIPAPTGTYDTPTVTAVKGFQGKRGLPRTGELDAVTWERLRGMTHKPAAWELYPYGGQPAARPDPRCMTGRVLCVSKTSRTLRWMIDGRTVSEMDVRFGSQYTPTREGVFSVYFKSRYHVSTIYHTSMPYAMFFSGGQAVHYSPDFAARGYYGASHGCVNVRDEGKIAALFAQVRNGDKVVVYW; translated from the coding sequence ATGCGTACGACTGGTATGGGGAGATCGCTGGCCGCCCTCGTGGCACTCGTCGCGGTGAGCGGCTGCACGGCCCAGGCCGTGGACGCGCACGGGAGCACGCAGGGAAAGACGTCGGGCAGCACGCGGGGCAACACGCCGCCGTCCGCCTCGAAGACGGACCCTTCGGCCACGCCGGGGGACGACAGGCCGGGCGGCACGACGCCGTCCGCCGCCGCCAAGGTCCTCTGGTCCCGCGGCGACAAGGGGAACGACGTCCGTGAGGTCCAGGCCCGGCTGCACCAGCTCGCCTGGCTCATCCCGGCGCCGACGGGGACGTACGACACCCCGACGGTCACGGCGGTGAAGGGGTTCCAGGGCAAGCGCGGGCTGCCGCGGACCGGCGAGCTGGACGCCGTCACCTGGGAGCGGCTGCGGGGGATGACGCACAAGCCGGCCGCGTGGGAGTTGTACCCGTACGGCGGGCAGCCCGCCGCGCGGCCCGACCCGCGCTGTATGACGGGCCGAGTGCTGTGCGTCAGCAAGACGAGCCGCACCCTGCGCTGGATGATCGATGGGAGGACGGTCTCGGAGATGGACGTGCGGTTCGGCTCGCAGTACACGCCGACCCGGGAAGGTGTCTTCAGCGTCTACTTCAAATCCCGCTACCACGTGTCGACGATCTACCACACGTCCATGCCGTACGCGATGTTCTTCAGCGGCGGCCAGGCGGTCCACTACTCCCCCGACTTCGCGGCCCGCGGCTACTACGGCGCCTCGCACGGCTGCGTCAACGTACGGGACGAGGGGAAGATCGCGGCGCTGTTCGCCCAGGTCCGGAACGGGGACAAGGTCGTCGTCTACTGGTGA
- the leuE gene encoding leucine efflux protein LeuE — MLGVIDLPTYLAGLVLIVLLPGPNSLYVLSVAARKGIRTGYTAAAGVWCGDTVLMTLSAAGVASLLQANAVLFGIVKYAGAGYLTWLAVGMLRAAWGMWRTRHERAEESEAAAAPAAEERPYRRALVISLFNPKAILFFVAFFVQFVDPGYAYPALSFVVLGAFAQLASFLYLTALIFSGTKLAAAFRRRKRLSAGATTAAGALFLGFAVKLTLASA, encoded by the coding sequence ATGCTTGGTGTTATCGACCTCCCGACCTATCTCGCGGGACTCGTGCTGATCGTTCTGCTTCCCGGTCCGAACTCGCTGTACGTGCTGTCCGTCGCCGCCCGCAAGGGCATACGCACGGGATACACGGCCGCCGCGGGTGTCTGGTGCGGGGACACCGTGCTGATGACCCTGTCCGCGGCCGGAGTCGCCTCGCTGCTGCAGGCCAACGCCGTGCTGTTCGGGATCGTGAAGTACGCCGGGGCCGGATATCTGACATGGCTGGCGGTCGGGATGCTGCGCGCCGCGTGGGGCATGTGGCGCACCCGGCACGAGCGGGCCGAGGAGAGCGAGGCCGCCGCGGCGCCGGCCGCCGAGGAGCGGCCCTACCGGCGGGCGCTGGTGATCAGCCTGTTCAACCCGAAGGCGATCCTGTTCTTCGTCGCCTTCTTCGTGCAGTTCGTGGACCCGGGCTACGCCTACCCGGCCCTCTCCTTCGTCGTCCTGGGCGCCTTCGCCCAGCTCGCCAGCTTCCTGTACCTCACCGCGCTGATCTTCAGCGGGACGAAGCTGGCGGCGGCCTTCCGGCGGCGCAAGCGGCTCTCGGCGGGGGCCACGACCGCGGCGGGCGCCCTGTTCCTGGGCTTCGCCGTGAAGCTCACCCTGGCCAGCGCCTAG
- a CDS encoding acyl-CoA mutase large subunit family protein, which yields MARESESGLPIEPLYGPEVLEGWDPAEKLGEPGAYPFTRGVYPSMYTGRPWTMRQYAGFGTAVESNARYKQLIANGTMGLSVAFDLPTQMGHDSDAPIAHGEVGKVGVAIDSVEDMRILFGGIPLDKVSTSMTINAPAALLLLMYQLVGEEQGVPADQLTGTIQNDVLKEYIARGTYIFPPKPSLRLIADIFKYCKAEIPKWNTISISGYHMAEAGASPAQEIAFTLADGIEYVRTAVAAGMDVDDFAPRLSFFFVARTTILEEVAKFRAARRIWARVMREEFGAKNPKSLMLRFHTQTAGVQLTAQQPEVNLVRVAVQGLGAVLGGTQSLHTNSFDEAIALPTDKSARLALRTQQVLAYETDVTATVDPFAGSYVIEKMTDDVEAAAVELMARVEELGGAVSGIEHGFQKGEIERSAYRIAQETDSGERVVVGVNRFQLDEEEPYEPLRVDPAIEAQQAERLTKLRAERDQSAVDAALAHLKKAAEGTDNVLYPMKDALRARATVGEVCNALRGVWGAYVPSDAF from the coding sequence ATGGCGCGCGAGTCGGAGTCCGGACTGCCCATCGAACCCCTCTACGGACCCGAGGTTCTGGAGGGCTGGGATCCGGCCGAGAAGCTGGGCGAGCCGGGCGCGTACCCCTTCACCCGCGGTGTCTACCCGTCGATGTACACGGGCCGCCCGTGGACGATGCGCCAGTACGCGGGCTTCGGCACGGCCGTGGAGTCGAACGCGCGCTACAAGCAGCTGATCGCGAACGGCACGATGGGCCTGTCGGTCGCCTTCGACCTGCCCACCCAGATGGGCCACGACTCGGACGCGCCGATCGCGCACGGCGAGGTCGGCAAGGTCGGCGTGGCCATCGACTCGGTGGAGGACATGCGGATCCTGTTCGGCGGCATCCCGCTGGACAAGGTGTCCACGTCGATGACGATCAACGCTCCCGCGGCGCTGCTCCTGCTCATGTACCAGCTGGTGGGGGAGGAGCAGGGCGTCCCGGCCGACCAGCTGACGGGCACGATCCAGAACGACGTGCTCAAGGAGTACATCGCGCGCGGCACGTACATCTTCCCGCCCAAGCCCTCCCTGCGGCTGATCGCGGACATCTTCAAGTACTGCAAGGCCGAGATCCCGAAGTGGAACACGATCTCGATCTCCGGCTACCACATGGCCGAGGCCGGTGCCTCGCCCGCGCAGGAGATCGCGTTCACCCTCGCCGACGGCATCGAGTACGTCCGCACGGCCGTGGCCGCCGGCATGGACGTCGACGACTTCGCCCCCCGCCTGTCCTTCTTCTTCGTCGCCCGTACGACGATCCTGGAGGAGGTCGCGAAGTTCCGTGCGGCCAGGCGCATCTGGGCGCGGGTGATGCGGGAGGAGTTCGGCGCGAAGAACCCGAAGTCGCTGATGCTGCGCTTCCACACCCAGACCGCCGGGGTCCAGCTGACCGCCCAGCAGCCGGAGGTGAACCTGGTGCGCGTCGCGGTCCAGGGCCTGGGCGCGGTCCTCGGCGGTACGCAGTCGCTCCACACCAACTCCTTCGACGAGGCGATCGCGCTCCCGACGGACAAGAGCGCGCGCCTGGCCCTGCGGACGCAGCAGGTCCTGGCGTACGAGACGGACGTGACGGCGACGGTCGACCCCTTCGCCGGCAGTTACGTCATCGAGAAGATGACCGACGACGTCGAGGCGGCCGCGGTCGAACTGATGGCGAGGGTCGAGGAGCTGGGCGGCGCGGTGTCCGGGATCGAGCACGGCTTCCAGAAGGGTGAGATCGAGCGCAGCGCCTACCGGATCGCGCAGGAGACCGACTCCGGTGAACGGGTCGTGGTCGGCGTCAACCGCTTCCAGCTCGACGAGGAGGAGCCGTACGAGCCCCTCCGCGTCGACCCGGCCATCGAGGCCCAGCAGGCCGAACGCCTCACCAAGCTCCGCGCCGAGCGCGACCAGTCGGCGGTGGACGCGGCCCTCGCCCACCTCAAGAAGGCGGCCGAGGGCACGGACAACGTCCTCTACCCCATGAAGGACGCCCTGCGCGCCCGCGCGACGGTGGGCGAGGTGTGCAACGCGTTGCGGGGGGTTTGGGGGGCGTATGTGCCGTCGGATGCGTTCTGA
- a CDS encoding acyltransferase, producing the protein MPPTDATPPAIPAKRRETRLRALDGLRLVAALMVAAYHYGGRDGEVAKAWGSSPRHQFPVLHGYFAYGCLGVQVFFVISGFVICMSGWGRPLRSFFASRASRLLPAYWAAIILVTVVFALPMVAFKTVSPSDTLVNFTMLQYPLGVDRVLGVCWTLWAEVRFYALFALCIVLPGANRRRVIMFCAGWTLAYVIAQGAKMPLLDIVLMPEYAPYFVGGVGLYLVHRDRKDVYAWGIVAVSWLIGQHYAVQGLWHAPQAGGFSYRTTYGIVLVVTFGYVAVAAIALGWLRWANWRWLTVAGALTYPFYLVHEHLGWVVIKALHQGLHIPSYATFLLTAASMLLLAWLLNRYVENWLTPQLRTALAKPRPTVGTPRP; encoded by the coding sequence CTGCCGCCCACGGACGCAACGCCCCCCGCGATACCGGCCAAGCGCCGGGAGACGCGGCTGCGCGCACTGGACGGACTGCGGCTGGTCGCCGCGCTGATGGTGGCCGCGTACCACTACGGCGGACGCGACGGCGAGGTCGCGAAGGCCTGGGGCAGCTCGCCGCGCCACCAGTTCCCCGTGCTGCACGGGTACTTCGCGTACGGCTGCCTGGGCGTCCAGGTGTTCTTCGTGATCAGTGGCTTCGTCATCTGCATGAGCGGCTGGGGCCGCCCCCTGCGCTCGTTCTTCGCCTCCCGCGCCTCCCGGCTGCTGCCCGCGTACTGGGCCGCCATCATCCTGGTGACGGTGGTGTTCGCGCTGCCGATGGTCGCGTTCAAGACGGTCTCGCCGAGCGACACCCTGGTCAACTTCACGATGCTGCAGTATCCGCTCGGCGTCGACCGGGTGCTGGGCGTGTGCTGGACGCTGTGGGCGGAGGTCCGCTTCTACGCCCTCTTCGCGCTGTGCATCGTCCTGCCGGGCGCGAACCGCCGCCGCGTGATCATGTTCTGCGCCGGCTGGACGCTGGCCTACGTCATCGCGCAGGGCGCCAAGATGCCGCTGCTGGACATCGTCCTGATGCCCGAGTACGCGCCGTACTTCGTCGGCGGCGTCGGCCTCTACCTGGTGCACCGCGACCGCAAGGACGTGTACGCCTGGGGCATCGTGGCCGTGAGCTGGCTGATCGGCCAGCACTACGCGGTGCAGGGGCTGTGGCACGCCCCGCAGGCGGGCGGCTTCTCCTACCGCACCACCTACGGCATCGTCCTCGTCGTCACCTTCGGCTACGTCGCGGTCGCCGCGATCGCCCTGGGCTGGCTGCGCTGGGCCAACTGGCGCTGGCTGACGGTCGCGGGCGCGCTGACGTACCCCTTCTACCTCGTCCACGAGCACCTGGGCTGGGTCGTCATCAAGGCCCTCCACCAGGGGCTGCACATCCCGTCGTACGCCACGTTCCTGCTGACGGCGGCGAGCATGCTGCTCCTGGCCTGGCTGCTGAACCGGTACGTGGAGAACTGGCTGACGCCCCAACTGCGCACGGCGCTGGCGAAGCCCCGGCCGACCGTGGGGACGCCTCGGCCGTAG
- a CDS encoding RNA polymerase sigma factor, giving the protein MGQGGEPRRVQVYDGELGAAVARAQQGDEAAFALAYRIVQPGLLGYVRGIVGDDAEDVASDAWLEIARDLGRFKGDGAGFRGWTATIARHRALDHLRRQKVRPRATGLENDVLELPGTHSTPDQALESLSTERALELVARLPRDQAEAVLLRVVVGLDGPAAARVLGKRPGAVRTAAHRGLKRLAQQLGADGESGV; this is encoded by the coding sequence TTGGGCCAGGGAGGGGAACCCCGCCGCGTACAGGTGTACGACGGTGAGCTCGGTGCGGCCGTGGCGCGGGCGCAGCAGGGGGACGAGGCGGCCTTCGCGCTGGCGTACCGGATCGTGCAGCCCGGACTGCTCGGGTACGTGCGCGGGATCGTCGGGGACGACGCGGAGGACGTGGCGTCCGACGCCTGGCTGGAGATCGCGCGGGACCTCGGGCGGTTCAAGGGGGACGGGGCGGGGTTCCGCGGCTGGACCGCGACCATCGCGCGGCACCGCGCGCTCGACCATCTGCGGAGGCAGAAGGTACGGCCCAGGGCGACCGGGCTCGAGAACGACGTACTGGAACTGCCCGGCACCCACAGCACCCCCGACCAGGCGCTGGAGAGCCTCTCCACGGAGCGCGCCCTGGAACTGGTCGCACGGCTGCCCCGCGACCAGGCCGAGGCCGTACTGCTGCGGGTGGTCGTCGGGCTCGACGGTCCCGCCGCCGCCCGTGTCCTCGGCAAGCGCCCGGGCGCGGTCCGCACCGCCGCCCACCGTGGCCTCAAGCGCCTGGCGCAGCAGCTCGGCGCCGACGGGGAGTCCGGGGTGTGA
- a CDS encoding RNA polymerase sigma factor — MLGDDAELTAAVLAAQDGDETAFRTVYRSVHPRLLGYVRTLVGDPDAEDVTSEAWLQIARDLERFSGDADRFRGWAARIARNRALDHIRMRGRRPAIGGDETELTAKAGDSDTAGEAIEALATNSTLSLIAQLPQDQAEAVVLRVVVGLDAKTAAETLGKRPGAVRTAAHRGLKRLAELLGADPESAGGLGAVPPQRESRTESRTRAVTSAGVTHTRSRTQKDM, encoded by the coding sequence GTGCTGGGGGACGACGCGGAGCTGACCGCCGCGGTGCTTGCGGCACAGGACGGGGACGAGACCGCGTTCCGGACTGTGTACCGCTCGGTGCACCCACGGCTGCTCGGATACGTACGGACGCTGGTCGGCGACCCGGACGCGGAGGACGTCACGTCCGAGGCCTGGCTGCAGATCGCCCGTGACCTGGAGAGGTTCAGCGGTGACGCGGACCGCTTCCGTGGCTGGGCCGCCCGGATCGCCCGCAACCGCGCCCTCGACCACATACGCATGCGCGGGCGCCGCCCTGCGATCGGCGGTGACGAGACGGAACTGACCGCGAAGGCGGGGGATTCCGACACCGCGGGCGAGGCGATCGAGGCGCTGGCCACCAACAGCACCCTCTCGCTGATCGCCCAACTCCCCCAGGACCAGGCGGAGGCCGTCGTACTGCGCGTGGTCGTCGGCCTCGACGCCAAGACCGCGGCCGAGACCCTCGGCAAGCGCCCCGGAGCCGTCCGCACCGCGGCGCACCGCGGTCTCAAGCGGCTCGCGGAGCTGCTCGGCGCGGATCCGGAATCCGCCGGCGGCCTCGGTGCCGTCCCCCCACAAAGAGAGTCACGAACAGAGTCGCGCACACGCGCGGTGACGTCCGCGGGTGTGACGCATACGCGTTCGCGGACGCAGAAGGACATGTGA